The genomic region CATCATTATTAATTTATCACGTTGTTTATCCCTAAGCATCCCTTGGACAACTTCGAAGATCAACTCATCAATGTTCCTATGATTCAAATAATGCATTATAGCTCCATTACATGAAATACCCCTTGCATCACCATCAAGCAATACATGAACCTCAATCTTAATATCGGGCTTATCTTGAATAATCGTATTAACCCGTTCACATACATTATCCTTACCGCCGCCCTCGCATATACAGGTATTCTCAGACTCTCCATAATAGCAATCATATTTAATACCATCGCACTTCCTCAAAGTCCTAATTCCTAAAAGGCCAAGGATAAATTTAAGATCACTTTTACCCTCCACGAAAATTATCCGCTTAATCATAGGCAATTACCCCTTAAATCCTCATTAAGCTCCCCAACTCTTCTACTTGCCTCCCTACCATCGTAAATCCTCAATAAGCCCCTTGCGTTACTTTCAATTACTAACAATTCATCTAAATCCACATTATTTAACATTGCATTAAGCATTTCGCTACTTTGCGTAGTGATTATCCACTGAACATCCTTAGTATCACTCATTAATTCAGCAACCTTATTCATTAACCATGGATGCATATGTAACTCCACATTATCATACATCACTATCTCCCTCGATGCGGCAAGGACCATTAATGCCAAGCCTAAGTAACCACTGCCAAGATACTGTATTGGCCTCTCCCCATCCTTCACAACAAAGACTATGTTATGCTTATCAAACTCATCCGGCTTAAGCCCCATGAAACTTATCTCAACACCCTCGAAGACCTTATTAAACAGTTTAATGGCTTTGGCGTAATCAACAATCTTCATTAATGAACCAATGAATTGCGGTGTTAATGGATTGGGCGTTGATAGTGCTATGAAGTCGTAGTTAACGCCATCAATCTTATTAACAGTAATATTAATGCTGTATTGAACTTGCTGTGGAAACATGCTCACCGGTATTACGTCAACCCTGAGGAAACCCCTCTTGTTTCCTTTTTCAGCAATTGCAGCCTTGGTGAATGGGTTCACAGGCATTAATGGTTGTGCTGAAAATGATGGCTGTTGAAGCTTAATTAGTTCTTCAATACTTGTGGTCTTGACCTCCACGTCATCAACCATGAGCTTGAATCCGTCGTTCAAGAGCCTATAAAGCCAAAATTCATCCATCCTAAGGGTTGAAGCCACGGTAAATAGGGATTGTGCACGACTTGGGTCAGTCAGCATCAGTAATGATGCTGCTAATGCCTCGAGTATTGAGGTTTTAAATGAGCCGTTGCAGCCGGTCAATACGTTAACTCTGCTAAGTGTAAGCTCATTATTTAAACCGCCAGATTTGCCTTTAACACTAACATTAAACTTTCTTCTCCTAATCTCCTCAATCATGATCCTCTTAATATGAGCCATTAAACCTCACACAATTAAAGTAGTATCATTATGCTATACTATAAAGTTTTAATCCTAACCTTAATCATAACTATGCCGTATTTCACGATCATACTCATCTCTTAATCTTAGAAAGCGTCGAAACGATGACCGTGTTGGTGCCGGGGCCGGGATTTGAACCCGGGCCCCCTTGCGGGGACGGACTTTAAGGTTCCCTGCGGAATCTCCAGGCCCGCGCCTTGGACCTGGCTCGGCCACCCCGGCAAACCAACAAACCATTAACTGCGATTTAAAGCTTTCCTTCATGGACTATGTCCTTACCATCGACCTTTCGATCTCCAATTCCTTCCTAAATATTGATAGTGCATGATCTATATCATTGAGCGGTATTCCTAATAATTCAATTGCTCTCTTATTACTTAGGCTACTGTCCCTTGGTCTTCGGGCTTTGTAATTAACATCACTTAGCTTTATTGGTTTTATTAACTCCTCGTTAAATCCGAAGTGTCTGGCTATGGCCTTTGCGAACTCATACCTACTTAGTCTTGGTCCAACTACGTGTATTATTCCGCTAAATCTCATGTCTAATAACTTCACGAAGGCTTCACCAATTATTGTGTTTAATGTTGGTGATGACCACTGATCAGTTATTGCCGTGACCACCTCACCCCTCATCAACTTCTCGACCACGGTCTTGCCAAAGTTGGCTCTCCCTGGCCCCGTGCCATAAATCCAGGCAACCCTAATTATGGAACCACCCAATGCTCTTGTGATCTCCTCCGCCATTAGCTTTGTTAATCCGTAATAATTAACGGGTCTTGGCGCATCATCCTCCGAGTACATACCCCTCTCACCATCAAATACGTAGTCCGTGGATAGGTAGTAAATGGCCGAGCCGCTCCTATACGCAGCAGTGAGCAAGTCCCTGCTGGCCACCACGTTAACCCTATAACAAAGCTCTAGCTGCTCCTCGCACTGGTCGACGTTGCCTATTGCGGCCATGTGTATAACCACGTCGGGCTTATAATCGTTAATTAATCTAGCGGAATCCCTGGTTATGTCGGCCTTAACCACGGTGACGCCGGGTATGTTGATGGGGTGCTCATTATAGGTGCCAATAACCTCATACTTATTAACTAGGCTAATGGCTGTTTTATACCCAGGTGATGAACTAACACCAGTAATTAATACGATCATCATGAATAAATCAAGTCAATTATTTATAAGGAATTTCAGGAAAGGCTTATGGTATGGTCTTACGATTATTAATGAGTAAGGTTAATTAAACCACAGGATTACTAAGTAGGTTGAGGGAGGACTCGAGAGCCGTGAAGCCCACGGCCCGATGAACTGTCGCTCCTCCGGAGCGGCCACACTCCTTACCTACTCATCCTTTATT from Vulcanisaeta distributa DSM 14429 harbors:
- a CDS encoding ATP-binding protein, which translates into the protein MAHIKRIMIEEIRRRKFNVSVKGKSGGLNNELTLSRVNVLTGCNGSFKTSILEALAASLLMLTDPSRAQSLFTVASTLRMDEFWLYRLLNDGFKLMVDDVEVKTTSIEELIKLQQPSFSAQPLMPVNPFTKAAIAEKGNKRGFLRVDVIPVSMFPQQVQYSINITVNKIDGVNYDFIALSTPNPLTPQFIGSLMKIVDYAKAIKLFNKVFEGVEISFMGLKPDEFDKHNIVFVVKDGERPIQYLGSGYLGLALMVLAASREIVMYDNVELHMHPWLMNKVAELMSDTKDVQWIITTQSSEMLNAMLNNVDLDELLVIESNARGLLRIYDGREASRRVGELNEDLRGNCL
- a CDS encoding SDR family oxidoreductase, whose translation is MIVLITGVSSSPGYKTAISLVNKYEVIGTYNEHPINIPGVTVVKADITRDSARLINDYKPDVVIHMAAIGNVDQCEEQLELCYRVNVVASRDLLTAAYRSGSAIYYLSTDYVFDGERGMYSEDDAPRPVNYYGLTKLMAEEITRALGGSIIRVAWIYGTGPGRANFGKTVVEKLMRGEVVTAITDQWSSPTLNTIIGEAFVKLLDMRFSGIIHVVGPRLSRYEFAKAIARHFGFNEELIKPIKLSDVNYKARRPRDSSLSNKRAIELLGIPLNDIDHALSIFRKELEIERSMVRT